The Planktothrix agardhii NIES-204 genomic interval CGATTTTCTCCATAGAAATATTCGGTTTTATTCCTGACATTTAAAGCTCCAGTTCCCTCCGCCCCACCATGAAAAGAAATAACCACAAAATCAGCATTTTTTTGAGCTTGTGCCACTAATTTTTTCCCCGCTTCAATCTCGCTTAAATTATTATGATAATCATAATTACTAAAAGCAATATAAGCTGTTTTTACCCCTTTAACTTCATCATAAACAATTTTTCCCTTTTCTCCTACAGCCTTCATCCCTAGCTTATTAATATTTTGAATAGTATCTTTAAACCCGGTTTCAAAAAAATCAAAAGAATGATTATTAGCCACACTTAAAATATTAAACCCCGCATCCTTAAGTAAAGTCGTATATTCGGGAGGAGTCCGAAAAGCAAAGACTAACCCGCGACCGATATTTTTTGCACTATTAGGATATTTAGTTAAAGTGCTTTCAAAATTTCCAAACACAATATCCCCTTTCAATTCCGATTTAACTCCCGAAAATAAAGCGGCTTTATTAGCAGGTAATTTATTAGAAGGGTAATTCGTCCCAGGAATAATATCACCGACGGCGCGAATGGTAATTCTTAAATCTGGACTAATGGGATTTTCTAGGGTTTTTAGAGCTAATTGAGATACTTGATTGAGATTTTTTAGGGTTGCGGTTGTGGAAGTTGGGTTAGGTGTGGTAATGTTTTCTGCTGAAAAAGAAAAGGCGGGAATTTGAGCTAAACTTGAAGATATTGCTTGGGGGATTTCCGTTAAAAAAGTATTAATTTTTTCTTGATTTTGATTAAATAGAATTCCCGATAAAGGCAAAACCATTAAACTAACCGAACCTACAATTAACCAAGGCTTAGAAATAGAAACTTGAGGTTTAGGAAGGGTAACTTTTAGGGCAGGAAAGGTCACTTTCGGAAAGGATAACCCTATCTGCTGATTTTTTGGAGGTTTTGGAGGTTTTGGAGGTTTTGGGATAAATTGCCGCAAGACTAGGGTTTCTGTCCAGCCGGATTTTTTTTGACCGCGACAGATTCCAGAAATAGTCACCGACCCAATTACAGGGGATTGTAACCGCATTAACCCATTTTGGACAACCCGAACACTCCCTTGAATATCAGGAAGTTGTTCAGACACCAAAACGACCTGGATATGGTGGTCTTGACGAGTCACCTTAGCGGTTACTCCCTTGGATTGTAACGCTTGATTGATTAAAATTGCGATCGCTTTGGGATCGCCAGTTTTTGCCAAGGCGATAGTCTGATAGTCACTCACTCCGCTTTCCTCACAGCCACTTTAATATCTTATGATTAACTGGTATTTTAGGGTCAATATCAACTTTATGTTTTTTGGCACAATTTCCCTTAGTCAGCCACTGCAACGAGTACAATGATCAAGAGTTTATCGGATCAGGGCTTGAAATAGAATTTTCAGTATTATTTTTATAGGCAGATATTGGGAGGATATAACCTTGGCCGTTCAGTATAGTTACGATAACACGAGCAATCGCTCACCCCATTGCATTCTGATTACGGGGGGGGCGGGGTTTATTGGCTCAAACTTTGTGCATCATTGGTTTAGTGCCTATCCCGATGACCGGATTGTGGTTTTAGATGCTTTGACCTATGCGGGAAATCTGCAAAATATTGTTAGTTTGGAACATAACCCTAATTTTCGATTTGTGCAAGGGGATATTTGCGATCGCCCTTTAATTGATAGTTTATTAAAAGAAGAACAGATCAATACTATTGCCCATTTTGCCGCAGAATCCCACGTTGATCGGTCAATTATTGGCCCCGGTGCTTTTGTACAAACCAATGTAGTCGGCACATTTACTCTTTTAGAAGCCTTCCGTCAATATTGGATAGCCCAGGGTCAACCGGAACATTATCGGTTTCTGCACGTTTCTACCGATGAAGTTTATGGAAGTCTGGGCCCGAATGATCATGCTTTTACTGAACAGACTCCTTATACTCCTAATAGTCCCTATTCTGCCTCAAAAGCGGGCAGTGATCATCTAGCCAGGGCCTATTATCATACCTATGGAATGCCGACAATTATTACTAATTGTTCTAATAATTATGGCCCCTATCATTATCCTGAAAAACTAATTCCGTTAATGTGTATTAACGCTTTATTAGGAAAACCCCTTCCAGTTTATGGCGATGGTGAAAATGTGCGAGATTGGTTGTATGTTTTAGATCATTGTCGGGCTTTAGATGCGGTAATTCATAACGGAAGAATTGGGGAAACTTATAATATTGGGGGAAATAATGAAGTTAAGAATATTGATTTAGTTAAAATGTTATGTCGGATTATGGATGAATTGGCTGTCCATTTACCCGTAAAACCTTCTAAGCAATTAATTACCTTTGTTAAAGATAGGGCTGGACATGATCGAAGATATGCCATTGATGCGACTAAAATTAAAACGGAATTAGGCTGGGCTCCGTTAGTAACTGTTGAAGAAGGGTTACGTCAAACTATTGGCTGGTATTTAACTCACCGGACTTGGTGGGAACCCTTATTATCAGAAGAATATCAAGCCTATTATCGACAGGTCTACCCGTCTTAAAGATAGGTAATGGTTAATGGGTAACGGGTAACGGGTAACGGGTAACGGGTAACGGGTAACGGGTAATGGGTAATGGGTAATAGTTCACTTATTAGCCGTCGCGCCTAACAGTTAGGACAAAGATTGATCATCAAACCTAGACGGTGAAATATCAA includes:
- the rfbB gene encoding dTDP-glucose 4,6-dehydratase, which encodes MAVQYSYDNTSNRSPHCILITGGAGFIGSNFVHHWFSAYPDDRIVVLDALTYAGNLQNIVSLEHNPNFRFVQGDICDRPLIDSLLKEEQINTIAHFAAESHVDRSIIGPGAFVQTNVVGTFTLLEAFRQYWIAQGQPEHYRFLHVSTDEVYGSLGPNDHAFTEQTPYTPNSPYSASKAGSDHLARAYYHTYGMPTIITNCSNNYGPYHYPEKLIPLMCINALLGKPLPVYGDGENVRDWLYVLDHCRALDAVIHNGRIGETYNIGGNNEVKNIDLVKMLCRIMDELAVHLPVKPSKQLITFVKDRAGHDRRYAIDATKIKTELGWAPLVTVEEGLRQTIGWYLTHRTWWEPLLSEEYQAYYRQVYPS